Proteins co-encoded in one Pseudochaenichthys georgianus chromosome 22, fPseGeo1.2, whole genome shotgun sequence genomic window:
- the foxa2 gene encoding forkhead box protein A2 has protein sequence MMLGAVKMEGHEHTDWSTYYGEPECYTSVGNMNTGLGMNSMNTYMSMSGMGNPANMTANSMNMSYVNTGMSPSMTGMSPGTGAMNGMGAGMTAMSAALSPSMSPMTAQPSSMNALTSYTNMNAMSPIYGQSNINRSRDPKTYRRSYTHAKPPYSYISLITMAIQQSPSKMLTLAEIYQWIMDLFPFYRQNQQRWQNSIRHSLSFNDCFLKVPRSPDKPGKGSFWTLHPDSGNMFENGCYLRRQKRFKCDKQKMSSKEGGRKGGDGGSSNSSSESCNGNESPHSNSSSGEHKRSLSDMKASQALSPEHAAPSPVSQAQHLMAHAQHHSVLAHDAHLKPEHHYSFNHPFSINNLMSSEQQHHKMDLKTYEQVMHYSGYGSPMAGALSMGSMAGKAGLDSSSIPDTTYYQGVYSRPIMNSS, from the exons ATGATGCTTGGAGCAGTTAAAATGGAAGGACACGAACACACCGACTGGAGCACCTACTACGGAGAGCCCGAG TGTTACACCTCGGTTGGCAACATGAACACCGGCCTGGGAATGAATTCTATGAATACCTACATGAGCATGTCCGGCATGGGCAACCCGGCCAACATGACGGCCAACTCCATGAACATGTCATACGTCAACACCGGCATGAGTCCCTCCATGACCGGCATGTCACCGGGCACCGGAGCCATGAACGGCATGGGCGCGGGCATGACGGCCATGAGCGCAGCCCTGAGCCCCAGCATGAGCCCCATGACGGCGCAGCCCTCCTCCATGAACGCGCTGACATCCTACACCAACATgaacgccatgagccccatttACGGACAGTCTAACATCAACAGGTCCAGAGACCCGAAGACTTACCGCAGGAGCTACACGCACGCCAAGCCCCCGTACTCCTACATCTCCCTCATCACCATGGCCATCCAGCAGTCCCCCAGCAAGATGCTCACCCtggccgagatctaccagtggATAATGGACCTGTTCCCCTTTTACCGGCAGAACCAGCAGCGCTGGCAGAACTCCATCCGCCACTCTTTGTCATTCAATGACTGTTTCCTCAAAGTGCCCCGGTCCCCGGATAAGCCCGGGAAGGGTTCCTTTTGGACTCTCCACCCGGATTCCGGGAACATGTTTGAGAACGGCTGCTACCTGAGGAGGCAGAAGCGCTTCAAGTGCGATAAGCAGAAGATGAGCTCGAAGGAGGGCGGCCGCAAAGGTGGAGACggaggctcctccaacagcagCTCAGAGAGCTGCAACGGCAACGAGTCCCCGCACTCCAACTCTTCCTCCGGGGAGCACAAGAGGTCCCTGTCGGACATGAAGGCGAGCCAGGCCCTGAGCCCGGAGCACGCCGCCCCCTCCCCGGTGTCGCAGGCGCAGCACCTCATGGCCCACGCTCAGCATCACTCGGTCCTGGCGCATGACGCGCACCTGAAGCCGGAGCACCACTACTCCTTCAACCACCCGTTCTCCATAAATAACCTCATGTCCTCGGAGCAGCAGCATCACAAAATGGACCTAAAGACTTACGAGCAGGTGATGCATTACTCCGGCTATGGCTCCCCCATGGCCGGGGCTCTTTCCATGGGCTCCATGGCGGGGAAAGCCGGGCTGGATTCTTCCTCCATACCTGATACAACTTACTACCAAGGCGTGTATTCCAGGCCGATCATGAACTCCTCATAA